In a single window of the Planctomycetaceae bacterium genome:
- a CDS encoding carbon-nitrogen hydrolase → MGAKKNEVQVGLVQMTCTESPSENLERSIQNIRETANAGAKVICLQEVFNTQYPCQSEDHANFELAEPIPGPTTQALSSIAKELQTVIVAPVFEKRTHGLYHNSAVVIDADGSTAGLYRKMHIPDDPLYYEKFYFTPGDLGFLAFQTRYAKVGVCICWDQWYPEAARLTAMQGAELLFYPTAIGWIPGERDVYGESQYSAWQTMIRSHAIANGLFVGAPNRVGVEGEIQFWGGSFLSDPYGNVLARSPHETEENLVVNCDLSLINTARTHWPFFRDRRIDAFGDLQKRWCE, encoded by the coding sequence ATGGGTGCAAAGAAGAACGAAGTGCAAGTTGGCCTTGTTCAGATGACGTGTACGGAATCACCTTCTGAGAATCTGGAGAGGTCGATCCAGAACATCCGCGAAACGGCAAACGCTGGCGCGAAGGTGATCTGCCTGCAGGAGGTCTTTAACACTCAGTACCCCTGCCAGTCCGAAGATCACGCGAATTTTGAACTGGCCGAGCCCATTCCTGGCCCGACAACTCAGGCGCTGTCTTCGATCGCGAAAGAGCTGCAGACGGTGATCGTGGCGCCGGTTTTCGAAAAGCGAACCCACGGGCTCTACCACAATTCCGCTGTTGTGATTGACGCTGACGGATCCACCGCAGGCCTGTATCGAAAAATGCACATTCCGGATGATCCGCTCTACTACGAGAAATTTTATTTCACACCCGGTGATCTGGGTTTCCTGGCATTCCAGACCCGTTACGCCAAAGTGGGCGTCTGTATCTGCTGGGACCAGTGGTACCCGGAAGCTGCCCGGCTCACAGCAATGCAGGGAGCAGAACTGTTGTTCTACCCCACTGCTATTGGCTGGATTCCGGGTGAGCGCGATGTCTATGGTGAGAGCCAGTATTCTGCCTGGCAGACAATGATCCGCAGCCATGCCATTGCGAATGGGCTTTTCGTGGGTGCACCAAATCGAGTGGGAGTGGAAGGGGAAATCCAGTTTTGGGGAGGATCATTCCTTTCCGATCCATACGGCAATGTGCTGGCCAGGTCACCTCACGAAACAGAAGAGAATCTGGTCGTGAATTGTGACCTGTCCCTCATAAACACCGCGCGCACCCACTGGCCCTTCTTCCGCGATCGTCGAATCGATGCGTTCGGGGATTTGCAGAAACGCTGGTGTGAATGA
- a CDS encoding DinB family protein, which produces MNSCKALQLGLDMAEMISLAYINDLTDEQLMLRPCSGTNHIKWQIGHLIASEHSMIEGIKAGTMPPLPDGFAARYEKATAESDDASAFDSKEVLLATYQAQRAATIALLNEQNDEDLDRATGVDYAPTVGNMFSLQGSHWLMHAGQWVIVRRQLGLPALF; this is translated from the coding sequence ATGAATAGTTGCAAAGCACTTCAGCTTGGGCTGGATATGGCAGAAATGATCTCGCTGGCCTACATCAATGACCTCACTGACGAACAATTGATGTTGCGACCGTGTTCAGGAACAAATCACATTAAGTGGCAGATCGGGCACCTGATCGCGTCGGAGCATTCCATGATCGAAGGTATCAAAGCCGGAACAATGCCACCCCTGCCGGATGGATTTGCGGCAAGGTACGAAAAGGCAACAGCAGAATCGGACGATGCTTCTGCCTTCGACTCGAAGGAAGTCCTTCTGGCAACGTACCAGGCTCAGCGTGCAGCCACCATCGCGCTATTGAATGAGCAGAATGATGAGGATCTTGATCGGGCAACAGGCGTCGATTACGCCCCCACGGTTGGCAACATGTTTTCGCTGCAGGGATCACATTGGTTAATGCATGCCGGGCAGTGGGTCATCGTTCGACGACAACTCGGCCTGCCCGCGTTGTTCTGA
- the hpt gene encoding hypoxanthine phosphoribosyltransferase, which produces MRILISENEIRDRVKQLGSTISSDYANRPLTILGVLTGSIVLLADLIRATNVPLRVALIQASSYGGTRTTPGQLSVNSSLVPDLKGRDVLILDDIFDTGSTMVGLFEAVAGYNPSSIKSAVLLWKTARSRVELEPTYYGFKIPDEFVVGYGLDYNDEFRHLPYIGIPDPQDLEEASLGGIAASTDATNANVT; this is translated from the coding sequence ATGCGCATTCTTATCAGCGAAAACGAAATCCGGGATCGCGTTAAACAACTCGGATCCACGATCAGCAGCGACTACGCAAATCGCCCGCTGACGATTCTTGGTGTGCTGACAGGCAGTATCGTGCTGCTGGCCGACCTGATCCGCGCGACAAACGTTCCTTTGCGAGTCGCCCTGATACAGGCATCAAGCTATGGTGGAACCAGAACGACGCCCGGACAGCTATCTGTCAACAGCTCGCTTGTTCCCGATCTGAAGGGTCGAGATGTCTTGATCCTGGACGACATATTTGACACGGGCAGCACCATGGTGGGACTCTTCGAAGCCGTCGCCGGATACAATCCCAGTAGTATCAAGTCGGCTGTCCTGTTGTGGAAAACAGCCAGAAGCCGTGTGGAACTGGAGCCAACCTACTACGGCTTCAAAATTCCGGATGAATTTGTTGTCGGCTATGGGCTGGATTACAACGACGAATTCCGGCACCTGCCCTATATCGGAATCCCGGATCCACAGGATCTTGAAGAAGCGTCGCTCGGTGGAATTGCAGCGAGCACGGATGCCACCAATGCCAACGTCACGTGA
- the queA gene encoding tRNA preQ1(34) S-adenosylmethionine ribosyltransferase-isomerase QueA, which yields MSGEVPNLDLLSSWQYDLPEELIASRPAARRDGSRLMVVDRNSGQIQHRKILDLPDLLQPRDLLVFNNTQVLPARLFGYRTATGGRWEGLFVQETAPGQWILLGETRGKLRSGETITVLPAYHRDADRQDSDSLVITLHEKFSDGSWSVRISEDADAISILNRFGSLPLPPYMGRKLADESDQERYQTCFATVPGAVAAPTAGLHFTPELFRQCEHRGIRSTEVTLHVGIGTFRPVSTECLSEHDMHHEWCRVPPSSAQDICQTKSDGGRIVAVGTTSVRTLESAASAGLSPDHGWQGETNLFIRPGYTFQIVDRLLTNFHLPGSTLIVLVAALLGYDLTLEAYRKAVEERYRFYSYGDAMLIL from the coding sequence ATGTCTGGTGAGGTTCCCAACCTGGATTTGTTGTCGTCGTGGCAATACGACTTGCCGGAAGAGCTCATCGCGTCGCGCCCTGCTGCGAGACGCGATGGATCCCGCCTGATGGTTGTGGATCGAAACAGCGGCCAAATCCAGCACCGAAAAATCCTCGATCTGCCCGACTTACTACAGCCCAGGGATTTGCTCGTCTTCAACAACACGCAGGTGCTCCCTGCGCGGCTGTTTGGTTATCGCACAGCGACCGGAGGACGCTGGGAGGGGTTGTTCGTTCAGGAAACAGCTCCCGGCCAATGGATATTGCTGGGAGAAACCCGGGGGAAACTCCGGTCGGGCGAAACGATCACTGTGCTGCCTGCGTATCATCGCGATGCGGACCGTCAGGATTCAGATTCACTCGTGATCACTCTGCACGAAAAATTCTCAGACGGAAGCTGGAGTGTCAGGATTTCAGAAGATGCGGATGCCATTTCGATTCTTAACCGATTTGGCAGCCTGCCGTTGCCTCCGTACATGGGACGAAAGCTGGCAGATGAATCGGATCAGGAACGGTACCAAACCTGTTTTGCAACAGTCCCGGGAGCGGTAGCGGCACCAACTGCCGGGCTTCACTTTACACCGGAATTGTTTCGGCAGTGCGAGCATCGTGGAATTCGTTCAACGGAAGTCACGCTGCACGTGGGAATCGGAACGTTTCGCCCGGTATCCACCGAATGCCTGAGCGAACATGATATGCATCATGAATGGTGCCGGGTTCCCCCGTCGTCAGCACAGGACATCTGTCAAACGAAGTCCGACGGAGGTCGCATTGTTGCTGTTGGCACAACATCTGTCCGAACTTTAGAGTCCGCAGCATCGGCCGGACTTTCCCCGGACCACGGCTGGCAGGGCGAGACAAATCTGTTTATCCGCCCCGGCTACACATTTCAAATTGTCGACAGGCTCCTGACAAATTTCCATTTGCCCGGCTCAACACTCATCGTTCTGGTTGCGGCATTACTCGGTTATGATCTGACCCTGGAAGCCTATCGAAAAGCCGTTGAAGAGCGGTATCGATTTTATAGCTACGGTGATGCGATGCTGATCCTTTGA
- the xylA gene encoding xylose isomerase produces MAEFFPEVSRIQYEGPSTKNQLAYRHYNPGEIIEGKSMEDWLRFSVCYWHTFRGNGTDPFGAPTLNRPWDDGTDSLENALKRVDVAFEFIEKLGVPYYCFHDRDVAPEGATLKESHANLDAVAAKLKEAQQRTGIKLLWGTANLFSNPRFMHGAATSPNADVYAYAAAQVKKAMEVTMELGGENYVFWGGREGYMCSYNTDMKRELDHLARFMHMAHDYAKQIGFKGQFLFEPKPKEPTKHQYDFDAAACLNFIRQYGLLDVVKLNIETNHATLAGHTMMHELEYASIQGALGSIDANTGDLLLGWDTDQFPTDIYLTTQVMMIILKQGGLAPGGTNFDAKVRRESIDPIDLFHAHIGGMDAFARGLKIAAAIRADGVLSDFVKQRYSSYETGIGRKIDIGTTNFTDLEAYMLEKGEADANISGRQEMLENIINQYI; encoded by the coding sequence ATGGCAGAGTTTTTTCCAGAAGTCAGCAGGATTCAGTACGAGGGCCCGAGCACAAAGAACCAGCTGGCCTATCGCCACTATAACCCGGGAGAAATCATTGAAGGCAAGTCGATGGAAGACTGGCTTCGATTCAGTGTCTGCTACTGGCACACATTCCGTGGTAACGGCACCGACCCATTCGGCGCGCCAACGCTGAATCGTCCCTGGGACGACGGAACCGATTCGCTGGAGAACGCTCTCAAGCGAGTCGACGTTGCATTCGAATTCATCGAAAAACTGGGAGTGCCTTATTACTGCTTTCATGACCGGGACGTCGCCCCCGAAGGCGCGACCCTGAAAGAGAGCCACGCGAATCTGGATGCCGTTGCAGCAAAACTCAAAGAAGCACAACAACGCACCGGGATCAAATTGCTTTGGGGCACGGCAAACCTGTTTTCGAACCCCCGCTTTATGCACGGGGCCGCGACAAGTCCGAATGCGGATGTTTACGCCTATGCAGCGGCTCAGGTAAAAAAAGCCATGGAAGTCACCATGGAACTGGGCGGTGAAAACTATGTGTTCTGGGGCGGCCGCGAAGGTTACATGTGCTCCTACAATACCGATATGAAGCGGGAACTTGACCATCTTGCACGATTCATGCACATGGCTCATGACTACGCCAAACAGATTGGTTTCAAGGGTCAGTTCCTGTTTGAGCCCAAGCCGAAGGAACCTACGAAGCACCAGTACGACTTTGATGCAGCCGCCTGCCTGAATTTCATTCGGCAGTATGGTTTGCTGGATGTTGTGAAGCTGAACATCGAAACCAACCACGCAACGCTGGCGGGGCACACGATGATGCATGAACTGGAATACGCTTCCATTCAGGGCGCTCTCGGAAGTATTGATGCCAATACGGGAGATCTGCTGCTGGGATGGGACACAGACCAGTTCCCAACCGACATTTATCTGACGACTCAGGTCATGATGATCATTCTGAAGCAGGGTGGGCTGGCTCCTGGCGGCACAAACTTTGACGCCAAGGTGCGACGCGAAAGCATTGATCCCATCGATTTGTTTCATGCTCACATTGGTGGCATGGACGCATTTGCTCGCGGCCTGAAAATTGCGGCTGCGATTCGCGCGGATGGCGTTCTTTCTGACTTCGTCAAACAACGGTACAGCAGTTATGAAACCGGAATCGGACGAAAAATTGATATCGGCACAACCAACTTTACTGACCTTGAAGCTTACATGCTTGAGAAAGGTGAAGCCGATGCAAACATCAGCGGGCGCCAGGAGATGCTCGAAAACATCATTAATCAGTACATCTGA
- a CDS encoding DUF6265 family protein, with the protein MRLATILCVALFPLNAFGQAKLTENTLQLNQGNAVSEVNLEKLQWLQGYWIGEGFGGVCEEVWLPVLGDAAKSEQHMTGTFRLVVNGELEFSEFFLFARRENQWTLRLKHFGKDFKSWEAQDDYTEFPLIRVEGRTAWFRGLTYRINQNDELEAIVALKQKDGSYMEEKIVFRRKQL; encoded by the coding sequence GTGAGACTGGCCACCATTCTATGTGTCGCACTGTTCCCATTAAACGCATTCGGGCAGGCAAAGCTGACAGAAAACACGCTTCAGCTGAATCAGGGAAACGCAGTGTCTGAAGTCAATTTGGAGAAACTTCAATGGCTGCAGGGATACTGGATTGGCGAGGGTTTTGGGGGTGTCTGTGAGGAAGTCTGGCTTCCGGTGCTCGGTGATGCGGCAAAATCAGAACAACACATGACGGGCACTTTTCGACTTGTGGTGAATGGGGAGCTTGAATTTTCTGAGTTCTTCCTGTTCGCTCGCCGCGAGAATCAATGGACGTTACGATTGAAGCACTTCGGAAAGGACTTCAAGAGCTGGGAGGCTCAGGACGACTACACAGAGTTCCCTCTCATTCGTGTCGAAGGCAGGACGGCCTGGTTCCGGGGCTTAACCTATCGGATCAATCAAAACGACGAGCTGGAAGCAATTGTGGCTCTGAAGCAAAAAGACGGCTCGTACATGGAAGAGAAGATCGTCTTTCGACGCAAACAACTTTGA
- a CDS encoding prolyl oligopeptidase family serine peptidase produces MNCIFTLLLLSLSCGDAFDNQLNENSDNFTSRTFSANDSLQCQQEANADARDCLEGLAWRSTDFSVVLEKPDKQSGDRLVRFPSPRPVGNATNDLVAMEWYIAADVSGKIKVAPAVVVVHESGRNMTVGRIIAKGFRAKGMHAFLLQLPGYGARRVPLPDEATRMLPALRQGIADTRRAYDAVAALPWVRKDRIALQGTSLGGFVTATVAGLDDSYDRIFILLAGGNLHEVVLHGAKDAAKARQKLEAAGVTEEQIIKMARVVEPLRVAHRLQPEKVWLFSGTNDDVVPPSCSLALASAAALPVDHHIQLPADHYSGAIFLPIIIQQMVHCIESDLESGTPAIQPSSGIR; encoded by the coding sequence ATGAATTGTATCTTCACACTCCTTTTGCTGAGTTTGAGTTGCGGCGATGCTTTCGACAACCAACTGAATGAAAACTCGGACAACTTCACCAGCCGAACCTTCTCCGCAAACGACTCTCTGCAGTGTCAGCAGGAAGCAAACGCGGATGCCAGAGATTGTCTTGAAGGGCTGGCATGGCGGTCGACAGATTTCAGCGTTGTCCTGGAGAAGCCAGACAAGCAATCGGGTGATCGGCTTGTGCGATTTCCTTCACCGCGACCTGTAGGCAATGCGACCAACGACCTCGTTGCGATGGAATGGTACATCGCAGCGGATGTCAGTGGAAAAATCAAAGTCGCCCCGGCCGTCGTTGTCGTGCACGAATCCGGCCGAAACATGACGGTGGGGCGAATCATTGCGAAGGGATTTCGTGCCAAAGGCATGCATGCATTTCTCCTGCAACTGCCTGGTTACGGAGCTCGCCGAGTCCCGCTGCCGGATGAAGCAACCCGTATGCTGCCAGCACTTCGTCAGGGAATAGCAGACACTCGACGTGCTTATGATGCTGTGGCAGCGTTGCCGTGGGTGCGAAAAGATCGGATCGCTTTGCAGGGCACCAGTCTCGGTGGTTTTGTGACAGCCACCGTGGCTGGGCTCGACGACAGTTACGATCGCATCTTCATTTTGCTTGCCGGGGGGAACCTGCACGAAGTCGTCCTGCACGGAGCAAAGGATGCTGCGAAAGCCCGCCAGAAGCTGGAAGCGGCTGGTGTGACCGAAGAACAAATCATCAAGATGGCCCGGGTCGTCGAGCCACTTCGAGTCGCGCATCGATTACAGCCGGAAAAGGTATGGCTCTTCAGTGGCACCAACGATGATGTGGTGCCGCCCTCATGCTCTCTCGCGCTTGCAAGCGCTGCAGCACTGCCAGTTGATCATCATATTCAGCTGCCGGCCGACCACTATTCCGGGGCTATTTTCCTGCCAATCATTATTCAGCAGATGGTTCACTGTATCGAATCCGATCTTGAATCCGGAACACCCGCGATTCAACCGTCATCCGGGATTCGATGA
- a CDS encoding FAD-dependent oxidoreductase, with product MQIRLTNIRCRVEQPEADLQKLVARAIGVSPDDLKRIRILRKSLDARQRERLEFVYTLVVDLPGAGRNVPLRDSGPVRIERYEAPSFEDVLPGNDPMRHRPVVVGSGPAGLLAGYFLALRGFRPIVLERGQAVRERVPAIRAFDRGGAHDNENNYLFGEGGAGCFSDGKLTCRITGPDVDWVLERFVECGGRPSLVYENRPHLGSNKLPMICRNFRRRIEAMGGEYRFGCRLEGIRLEGNQLVGLETSSGFMATSHCILAIGHSARDTYEMLLAAGLPLQPKAFQLGLRIEQPQEVINQHKYGRPEYRQLLGAADYSLVAKGQRDLFTFCMCAGGIVIPSISEPNMYCSNGMSNSRHDTPYANSGLVVTLEPEAFGSDHPLAGVYLQRRYESHAFHLTGGDYSAPVQRARDFLANRTPVPTEQIPSSYQRGTKARNLAEVLPPPILKAIQDGLPLMDRQWKGKYLPEAVLVGPEMRGSSPIRIDRDRQSWQTPNLKGIYPVGEGAGYAGGIVTAAVDGLRAAKKLVSLHRIPDDG from the coding sequence ATGCAAATCCGACTGACCAATATCCGATGCCGCGTTGAGCAGCCCGAGGCAGATCTGCAGAAATTGGTCGCTCGGGCAATCGGGGTCTCCCCAGATGACCTGAAGAGAATACGAATTCTGAGGAAGAGCCTGGATGCCCGACAGCGGGAGCGGCTGGAGTTTGTCTATACCCTGGTCGTCGATCTTCCCGGAGCCGGCAGAAACGTGCCCCTTCGCGATTCCGGTCCGGTCCGGATAGAACGTTATGAGGCTCCATCCTTCGAAGATGTCTTACCTGGAAATGACCCAATGCGCCACCGGCCTGTGGTCGTGGGGTCCGGCCCGGCGGGACTATTGGCGGGCTACTTTCTGGCGCTGCGAGGATTTCGGCCGATTGTGCTGGAGCGAGGTCAGGCTGTTCGCGAACGAGTGCCTGCGATTCGAGCCTTCGATCGTGGTGGTGCCCACGACAATGAAAACAACTACCTGTTCGGCGAAGGAGGAGCGGGGTGCTTCAGCGATGGAAAGTTGACGTGCCGAATCACCGGGCCAGACGTCGACTGGGTTCTGGAACGATTCGTTGAGTGCGGAGGCAGGCCGTCTCTGGTCTATGAAAACCGGCCGCACCTCGGAAGCAATAAACTTCCGATGATTTGCCGTAACTTCCGTCGCAGAATTGAGGCGATGGGTGGCGAATACCGTTTCGGATGCCGACTTGAAGGAATTCGCCTCGAAGGAAACCAGCTGGTCGGGCTTGAGACCTCGTCCGGTTTCATGGCGACATCGCACTGTATTCTGGCCATTGGCCACAGCGCGCGGGATACGTACGAGATGCTGCTGGCTGCCGGGTTACCACTGCAGCCCAAGGCGTTTCAGCTGGGTTTGCGGATTGAACAGCCTCAGGAAGTGATCAATCAGCACAAGTATGGCCGGCCGGAATACCGGCAGCTGCTCGGCGCGGCCGACTATTCGCTGGTCGCCAAAGGGCAGCGTGACTTATTCACCTTTTGTATGTGCGCCGGCGGAATTGTCATTCCAAGCATTTCAGAACCCAATATGTACTGCTCGAACGGAATGAGCAATTCTCGCCATGACACACCTTACGCAAACAGCGGGTTAGTTGTGACACTGGAGCCCGAAGCATTCGGCAGTGATCATCCGCTTGCCGGCGTGTACCTGCAACGCAGGTATGAGTCACACGCGTTTCATTTGACAGGAGGGGATTATTCGGCCCCGGTTCAGCGCGCAAGAGATTTTCTGGCAAACCGTACACCGGTTCCCACGGAGCAGATCCCATCGTCCTACCAGAGAGGCACAAAGGCTCGGAACCTGGCGGAAGTCTTGCCTCCACCGATTCTGAAGGCGATACAGGATGGGCTACCACTGATGGACCGACAGTGGAAGGGGAAATATCTGCCGGAAGCAGTGCTGGTGGGTCCGGAAATGCGAGGGAGTTCTCCCATTCGAATCGACCGCGACCGTCAGTCATGGCAAACGCCGAATCTGAAAGGCATCTACCCTGTTGGCGAGGGAGCCGGGTATGCCGGAGGAATCGTCACGGCCGCAGTCGACGGCCTGCGAGCGGCAAAGAAACTCGTGTCGCTTCATCGAATCCCGGATGACGGTTGA
- the tig gene encoding trigger factor produces MSSDAEGVLTETEESANRMDLKVEIRNVGPCKKHVSVTVQEADINTIREDCVGELSDRAQVPGFRTGRVPRQLLVKKFKDEISAQIKQKVLLASLEQMSEEHNLDPISEPNIDVESLEIPDAGDFSYEFEVEVRPEFDLPDYASFTIRRPSGDVTDEELATYREQFLSSYAKAEVVEEPVVAGDVIVCSMTFEHGGNLLREVKGTSVEVLPSVNFQDAALDGFDKLMEGAKAGDTRNATVTISLQSPVVEMRGEQVDLKIEVEEVRRRQPVVIDREFLENLSIESEEDLVAELRSSLQRQVEFQQRQTTREQVLEKIVDAADWDLPESLVRQQTENALRRELLEMAQAGFTREHILARENELRRNALDTTRQALKEHFVLDRIATQENIECEPGDIDRELLMMSFQSGEPVRRIRARLAKNGMIENLEAQLRERKAVDFILSKATFEDVEREPVVQNNAAGLRFAICGQMNPSLIDDTDETEE; encoded by the coding sequence ATGAGTTCAGATGCGGAAGGTGTGCTGACAGAGACTGAAGAGTCGGCCAACCGAATGGATTTGAAGGTAGAGATTCGCAACGTCGGTCCATGTAAGAAGCATGTCTCCGTAACCGTTCAGGAAGCGGATATCAATACAATTCGAGAGGATTGTGTTGGTGAGCTTTCCGACCGTGCACAGGTTCCGGGCTTTCGAACCGGGCGCGTGCCCCGTCAGCTGCTGGTCAAGAAGTTCAAGGACGAAATCTCCGCTCAAATCAAGCAGAAGGTTCTGCTGGCCAGCCTGGAGCAGATGTCCGAGGAACATAATCTCGACCCGATCAGTGAACCGAACATTGATGTTGAGAGCTTGGAGATCCCGGACGCCGGAGATTTCAGCTATGAATTCGAAGTCGAAGTTCGGCCTGAATTTGACCTTCCGGATTACGCCTCATTTACAATCCGCCGCCCATCCGGTGATGTTACGGATGAAGAGCTGGCCACCTATCGCGAGCAGTTCCTCAGCTCATACGCCAAGGCAGAAGTTGTAGAGGAGCCTGTTGTTGCTGGTGATGTCATTGTTTGTTCCATGACTTTCGAGCACGGCGGGAATCTACTGCGTGAAGTCAAGGGCACCAGTGTTGAAGTCCTGCCGTCTGTCAACTTTCAGGACGCAGCGCTGGACGGCTTTGACAAGCTGATGGAAGGTGCGAAAGCTGGCGACACTCGAAATGCCACCGTCACCATCTCATTGCAATCGCCTGTTGTGGAAATGCGCGGCGAGCAGGTGGATCTGAAAATCGAGGTTGAAGAAGTTCGTCGCCGTCAGCCTGTTGTGATCGATCGCGAGTTTCTTGAAAACCTGAGCATCGAGTCTGAAGAGGATCTGGTTGCTGAACTCAGGTCATCACTCCAGCGTCAGGTGGAGTTTCAGCAGCGACAAACGACGCGTGAACAGGTGCTTGAGAAGATTGTTGACGCGGCTGATTGGGATCTTCCGGAAAGCCTGGTCCGCCAGCAGACCGAAAACGCTCTGCGACGTGAGCTGCTCGAAATGGCCCAGGCTGGTTTCACGCGCGAGCACATTCTTGCTCGGGAAAATGAGCTTCGCCGCAACGCACTGGACACCACACGTCAGGCACTGAAAGAGCATTTCGTTCTGGACCGCATTGCTACCCAGGAAAACATCGAATGCGAGCCCGGCGATATCGATCGCGAGCTATTGATGATGTCTTTCCAGAGCGGTGAGCCTGTTCGACGAATTCGCGCTCGGCTGGCGAAAAACGGCATGATCGAGAATCTCGAAGCACAGCTTCGTGAAAGAAAAGCGGTTGACTTCATTCTCAGCAAAGCGACATTTGAAGACGTTGAGCGTGAACCCGTTGTTCAGAATAATGCGGCGGGTCTCCGGTTCGCGATCTGCGGCCAGATGAACCCCAGTTTGATTGATGACACCGACGAGACAGAAGAATAG
- a CDS encoding ATP-dependent Clp protease proteolytic subunit: MKDPRTDYMPLAAREYSAQRQMTVGDLLLDNRIIFLDGPIHDGSANLIVMKMLYLQSENRHQDIHLYINSPGGSVTATLAIYDIMQFIECDVATYCVGLAASGGAILVAGGTAGKRFALKHAKMMIHQPYGQVGGQVSDIEIQAKDIIATRELLNEMLASHTGQPVERIAKDTQRDHYLTSLEAKNYGLVDEVLERPAKEKKK, encoded by the coding sequence ATGAAGGATCCTCGCACTGATTATATGCCTCTGGCAGCACGTGAGTATTCAGCTCAGCGACAGATGACTGTCGGTGATTTGTTGCTGGACAACCGGATTATCTTCCTGGATGGTCCAATTCACGACGGCAGCGCGAATCTGATCGTCATGAAGATGCTCTATCTTCAGTCAGAGAATCGCCACCAGGACATCCATCTGTACATCAACTCACCGGGTGGATCCGTTACGGCGACGCTGGCCATCTACGACATCATGCAGTTCATTGAATGCGATGTCGCGACCTACTGCGTTGGCCTCGCCGCAAGCGGTGGTGCGATCCTTGTCGCAGGCGGAACCGCGGGCAAACGATTCGCGCTCAAGCACGCCAAGATGATGATTCACCAGCCGTATGGTCAAGTCGGTGGACAGGTCTCTGATATTGAAATTCAGGCCAAGGATATTATCGCAACGCGTGAATTGCTCAATGAAATGCTGGCCAGTCACACAGGCCAGCCGGTTGAGCGAATTGCAAAGGACACACAACGTGACCATTACCTGACTTCTCTGGAGGCTAAGAACTATGGCCTCGTCGATGAAGTCCTGGAGCGCCCGGCTAAAGAAAAGAAGAAGTAG
- the clpP gene encoding ATP-dependent Clp endopeptidase proteolytic subunit ClpP, with product MTVLVPYVVEKNGRDERAMDIYSRLLKDRIVILGSGVNDDVANSIVAQLLFLQFDDPKADIHFYINSPGGSITAGMAIYDTMQYISCDVATYCIGQAASMGAVLLTAGAPGKRHSLPNARIMIHQPLAGMEGTATELEIHAKEVLRIKRKMNEILLKHTGQTLEKIEEDTDRDNFMSADEARSYNLIDKVLDRLE from the coding sequence ATGACAGTTCTTGTCCCTTATGTTGTTGAAAAAAATGGCCGCGATGAACGGGCCATGGATATCTACAGCCGGCTGCTGAAGGATCGCATCGTTATCCTTGGTAGTGGTGTCAATGACGATGTGGCTAACAGCATAGTGGCCCAATTGCTGTTCCTGCAGTTCGATGACCCGAAAGCTGATATCCATTTCTACATCAATTCACCGGGTGGCTCGATTACCGCTGGTATGGCGATCTACGATACCATGCAGTACATCAGTTGCGATGTTGCCACATACTGCATTGGTCAGGCCGCATCGATGGGTGCTGTGCTGCTAACCGCGGGGGCGCCAGGCAAACGTCATTCGCTTCCCAACGCCCGGATCATGATTCATCAACCGCTCGCGGGCATGGAAGGCACGGCCACAGAGCTGGAGATCCATGCGAAAGAAGTGCTGCGAATTAAGAGAAAGATGAACGAAATCCTTCTGAAGCACACCGGGCAGACTCTGGAGAAAATTGAAGAAGACACGGATCGGGATAACTTCATGTCAGCAGACGAAGCTCGTTCATACAATTTGATCGATAAGGTTCTGGATCGCCTCGAATAG